A single window of Maribacter algicola DNA harbors:
- a CDS encoding FtsW/RodA/SpoVE family cell cycle protein, producing MRNLLQNINGDKAIWAIAALLALFSFLPVYSASSNLVYVVGNGTTVGHLVKHALLLFLGFGIIYGVHKIPTHFFKGLSLIAMPIVIVLLIFVLAQGTTAGETNASRWIRLPLVGFGFQPSNLAAVVLMIYVARYLSKVRDIKVTFKESILPLWLPVFLVVVLILPANFSTAGIIFSMVLMLCFLGGYPLKYLIAIVGTGIACLVLFILVAKAAPDLFPNRVDTWMSRIDSFSNPEDTEGTYQIEKAKIAIATGGVMGKGAGKSVQKNFLPQSSSDFIYAIIVEEYGLLGGFALMFFYLFLLFRIVVVANGCSTIFSKLLVLGVGLPIVFQALINMAVAVELFPVTGQNLPLISSGGTSSWMTCLAIGIILSASNKSMQQTKESTVDIDESNPLEVLSGQL from the coding sequence GTGCGAAACCTATTGCAAAATATTAATGGGGACAAAGCCATTTGGGCCATAGCGGCACTTTTGGCATTGTTTTCATTTCTTCCTGTATACAGTGCCAGTAGTAATTTGGTTTATGTAGTAGGTAACGGTACTACAGTAGGGCATTTGGTGAAACATGCCTTGTTACTGTTCTTAGGTTTTGGGATTATATACGGGGTACATAAAATTCCGACCCATTTTTTTAAGGGACTTTCTTTAATTGCCATGCCCATTGTGATCGTACTATTGATTTTTGTATTGGCACAGGGAACAACCGCAGGTGAAACCAATGCGAGCAGGTGGATACGATTGCCGCTTGTTGGGTTTGGATTTCAACCTTCGAACTTGGCGGCCGTGGTTTTGATGATCTATGTAGCAAGATATTTGTCAAAAGTGCGTGATATAAAGGTTACTTTCAAGGAAAGTATCTTGCCTTTGTGGTTGCCTGTATTTTTAGTAGTGGTCCTAATCCTTCCGGCTAACTTTTCAACTGCGGGAATTATATTTTCCATGGTCTTGATGTTATGTTTTTTGGGGGGATACCCATTAAAGTATTTGATTGCAATCGTTGGTACGGGAATCGCTTGTTTGGTCCTTTTTATTTTGGTCGCCAAGGCCGCTCCTGATTTGTTTCCAAATAGGGTGGACACTTGGATGAGCCGTATCGATAGTTTTAGCAACCCTGAGGATACTGAAGGTACCTATCAGATAGAAAAGGCCAAAATAGCCATCGCTACTGGAGGAGTAATGGGCAAAGGTGCTGGAAAAAGCGTACAGAAGAATTTCCTTCCCCAGAGTTCGTCGGATTTTATCTATGCCATTATTGTCGAGGAATATGGGCTTTTGGGTGGATTTGCCCTCATGTTTTTTTACCTGTTTTTGTTGTTCAGAATCGTTGTGGTCGCAAATGGCTGCTCTACCATTTTTAGCAAATTGTTGGTGTTAGGTGTTGGTTTGCCCATAGTTTTTCAGGCTTTGATCAATATGGCCGTGGCCGTGGAGCTGTTTCCAGTAACGGGCCAAAATTTACCCTTGATCAGTAGTGGGGGAACTTCCAGCTGGATGACCTGTCTAGCGATAGGGATCATTTTAAGTGCCAGTAACAAAAGCATGCAGCAGACGAAAGAGAGTACCGTGGATATTGATGAAAGCAACCCTTTAGAAGTATTGAGTGGGCAGTTATAG
- the murD gene encoding UDP-N-acetylmuramoyl-L-alanine--D-glutamate ligase, producing MAFLVVLGGGESGVGTAILGQKKGFDVFVSDKGKIKEKYKNVLEHIGIDWEESKHSEEKIMKADVVMKSPGIPDSVPLVKELVNKGIPVISEIEFASRYTDAKIIGITGSNGKTTTTMLTYHILKSGGLNVAMAGNIGDSFAKMVAEENFDYYVLEISSFQLDGIREFKPHISIITNITPDHLDRYEYKFENYIASKFLITKNQTIEDCFIYDADDEVIANWLKEHPVKSKLLPFSLKESLKEGACIEENEIKITTQVDTIKMMTDSLALEGQHNLKNTMAAAMVAKLVGIRKETIRECISNFQGAPHRLEKVLKIHHVQYINDSKATNVNATYYALESVKTPVVWIVGGVDKGNEYKELMPLVREKVKAIVCLGIDNEKIKDTFGNVVDLLVETYAMEEAVKVAYKIAERGDTVLLSPACASFDLFQNYEDRGNQFKNCVKNL from the coding sequence ATGGCTTTTTTGGTAGTGCTTGGGGGGGGTGAAAGCGGTGTGGGTACCGCCATTTTAGGACAAAAAAAGGGATTTGATGTTTTTGTTTCCGACAAGGGAAAAATAAAGGAAAAATATAAAAACGTTCTTGAACATATTGGGATTGATTGGGAAGAATCAAAACATTCTGAGGAAAAAATAATGAAGGCCGATGTGGTCATGAAAAGTCCCGGAATTCCGGATTCCGTTCCGTTGGTGAAGGAGTTGGTCAATAAAGGAATTCCTGTTATCTCTGAAATTGAATTTGCTTCAAGATATACCGATGCAAAAATCATAGGGATAACAGGAAGCAACGGAAAGACTACCACTACGATGCTTACCTACCATATTTTAAAAAGTGGCGGTTTGAACGTAGCTATGGCCGGTAATATTGGTGATAGTTTCGCGAAAATGGTGGCCGAGGAAAACTTTGATTACTATGTTTTGGAAATCAGCAGTTTTCAATTGGACGGTATCCGGGAATTTAAACCGCATATTTCCATAATTACCAACATTACACCAGACCATTTGGATCGGTATGAATATAAGTTTGAAAACTATATCGCCTCCAAATTCTTGATCACCAAAAACCAAACAATTGAGGATTGTTTTATCTATGATGCGGATGATGAAGTTATCGCCAATTGGTTAAAGGAACACCCGGTCAAATCCAAATTACTCCCTTTTTCCCTAAAGGAATCCTTGAAGGAAGGGGCCTGTATAGAGGAAAATGAAATTAAAATAACAACGCAAGTAGACACTATAAAAATGATGACAGACAGTTTAGCATTGGAAGGCCAGCATAACTTAAAGAATACCATGGCCGCCGCCATGGTGGCAAAATTGGTGGGCATCCGCAAGGAAACTATTCGGGAATGCATTTCCAATTTTCAAGGGGCTCCCCACAGGTTGGAGAAGGTATTGAAAATACACCATGTGCAGTATATAAATGATTCTAAGGCCACCAATGTAAATGCCACTTACTATGCTTTGGAGAGCGTAAAAACTCCCGTAGTCTGGATTGTTGGAGGAGTGGATAAGGGTAATGAATACAAGGAGTTGATGCCCTTGGTGCGGGAGAAGGTGAAGGCCATTGTTTGTTTGGGGATCGATAATGAAAAAATCAAGGACACCTTTGGTAATGTGGTTGATCTTTTGGTGGAGACCTATGCCATGGAGGAAGCGGTGAAAGTGGCCTATAAAATTGCAGAAAGAGGCGATACGGTGTTATTGTCCCCAGCCTGTGCCAGTTTTGACCTTTTTCAGAACTATGAGGATCGGGGTAATCAATTCAAAAACTGCGTCAAAAATTTATAA
- the mraY gene encoding phospho-N-acetylmuramoyl-pentapeptide-transferase: protein MLTYLFEYLEKQYQLPGASLFQFSTFRAGMAILLSLIIATAYGKKIILFLQNQQVGETIRDLGLEGQKQKAGTPTMGGVIIILATLIPVLLFARLENIYIILLIFTTLWMGVIGFIDDYIKVFKKNKEGLKGRFKVIGQVVLGLLVGAVLYFHPEVTMRDHNKTIITEQFTVEEVRGEEIKSTMTTVPFFKNNEFDYGSFISWMGEGAKEYAWLIFIPIIILIVTAVSNGANLTDGIDGLAAGTSAIIVFTLGVFALVSGNIIFSEYLDIMYIPRVGELLIFITAFVGALVGFLWYNTYPAQVFMGDTGSLTIGGVIAVIAIIVRKELLIPVLCGIFFAESLSVMTQVAYFKYTKKKFGEGRRIFLMSPLHHHYQKKGYHESKIVTRFWIVGIMLAVVTIVTLKVR from the coding sequence ATGTTAACCTACCTGTTCGAATATTTGGAGAAGCAATACCAGCTGCCTGGAGCGAGTCTGTTCCAGTTCAGCACCTTTCGTGCGGGTATGGCCATCTTGCTTTCCCTTATTATCGCCACGGCATATGGAAAAAAAATAATCCTGTTTCTTCAAAATCAGCAGGTAGGTGAGACCATTAGGGATTTAGGCCTGGAAGGACAAAAGCAAAAGGCGGGTACTCCAACCATGGGCGGTGTTATCATCATATTGGCGACGCTTATTCCGGTTCTTCTTTTTGCAAGATTGGAAAATATATACATCATTTTGTTGATTTTCACCACTTTATGGATGGGAGTCATTGGTTTTATCGATGATTATATTAAGGTTTTCAAAAAGAACAAGGAAGGACTTAAGGGAAGGTTTAAAGTGATAGGCCAGGTGGTGTTGGGTCTTTTGGTAGGTGCGGTACTTTACTTCCATCCTGAGGTAACCATGCGCGACCATAATAAGACCATAATCACGGAGCAGTTTACGGTTGAAGAAGTACGGGGTGAGGAAATAAAGTCTACCATGACCACCGTACCCTTTTTTAAAAATAATGAATTCGATTACGGAAGTTTTATTTCTTGGATGGGAGAAGGGGCCAAGGAGTATGCGTGGTTGATATTCATCCCCATTATCATTTTAATTGTTACGGCTGTTTCCAACGGGGCAAACCTAACCGATGGTATCGATGGCTTGGCAGCTGGGACTTCAGCCATAATAGTATTTACCCTAGGGGTTTTCGCTTTGGTTTCCGGTAATATTATTTTTTCAGAATACTTGGATATCATGTACATACCAAGGGTTGGTGAGCTGTTGATATTCATCACCGCATTTGTGGGCGCACTGGTAGGTTTTCTTTGGTACAATACCTATCCGGCCCAAGTTTTTATGGGGGATACGGGCAGTTTGACCATTGGCGGGGTAATCGCGGTAATTGCCATAATCGTCAGAAAGGAATTATTGATTCCCGTCCTTTGCGGCATTTTTTTCGCAGAATCCCTATCGGTCATGACACAAGTGGCGTATTTCAAGTATACCAAAAAGAAATTTGGGGAAGGTAGGCGTATTTTTTTAATGTCGCCCCTGCACCATCATTATCAAAAGAAGGGATATCACGAAAGTAAGATCGTAACCAGATTTTGGATTGTGGGTATTATGTTGGCCGTTGTGACCATTGTAACTCTTAAGGTTAGATAG
- a CDS encoding UDP-N-acetylmuramoyl-L-alanyl-D-glutamate--2,6-diaminopimelate ligase translates to MNILKDILYGVHISAVSGTTNCEVASVCFDSRKVQKGDAFVATRGTVTDGHKFLDKAVELGARAIICEKLPGKMVDGVTYVAVENGQQALAIMASNYYNTPSKNLKLVGVTGTNGKTTVSSLLYQLFKKAGYKVGLLSTIKIMIDDTEYPTSHTTPDALVINHHLRLMNEAGVEFCFMEVSSHGIHQKRTEGLIFEGAIFTNLSHDHLDYHKTFAEYRDTKKKLFDNLSKKAFALTNIDDKNGLVMLQNTKAKKFTYALKNYADYRAQILENQFDGQLLKIDDNELWIKLIGHFNAYNMLCIYAAADLLGLEKLEILRLLSELENVDGRFQYYLSKNKITAIVDYAHTPDALKNVLETINTLRTGNENVITVVGCGGDRDRSKRPVMGNIASEMSNKVIFTSDNPRTESPGAIISEMEGGVEPQNAKKILSIENREQAIKTACQLADTNDIILIAGKGHETYQETNGKRIDFDDFKIVKELLQALEK, encoded by the coding sequence GTGAATATATTGAAGGACATATTGTACGGCGTTCATATTTCTGCAGTTAGTGGCACCACAAACTGTGAAGTGGCCTCGGTATGCTTTGACTCCAGAAAAGTACAAAAGGGAGATGCCTTTGTGGCAACCAGGGGCACCGTAACAGATGGTCATAAATTCTTGGACAAGGCTGTCGAACTTGGTGCCAGGGCGATTATTTGCGAAAAACTGCCAGGAAAAATGGTGGACGGTGTTACTTATGTTGCCGTCGAAAATGGGCAACAGGCCTTGGCTATCATGGCGTCCAATTATTATAACACACCTTCCAAAAACCTAAAATTGGTGGGCGTAACCGGAACCAACGGAAAAACGACTGTTTCCAGTCTTTTGTACCAATTGTTCAAAAAGGCGGGGTATAAAGTTGGCTTGTTATCTACCATTAAAATAATGATCGATGATACCGAATATCCTACGAGCCATACAACACCAGATGCCCTAGTGATCAATCATCATTTAAGATTGATGAACGAAGCGGGGGTTGAGTTTTGTTTTATGGAGGTCAGTTCCCATGGTATTCACCAGAAAAGGACCGAAGGCCTAATATTTGAAGGGGCCATATTTACAAATCTGTCCCATGATCATTTGGACTACCACAAAACATTTGCCGAGTACCGGGATACCAAAAAGAAGTTGTTCGATAACCTTTCCAAAAAGGCTTTTGCACTTACGAATATAGACGATAAGAACGGTTTGGTAATGCTTCAGAATACCAAGGCAAAAAAGTTTACGTACGCCTTAAAAAATTATGCGGATTACAGGGCCCAAATTTTGGAAAACCAATTCGATGGTCAGTTGCTCAAAATTGACGATAACGAATTATGGATAAAACTTATAGGGCATTTCAACGCCTACAACATGCTTTGCATTTATGCGGCCGCCGACCTATTGGGACTTGAAAAATTGGAGATTTTACGATTGTTGAGCGAGTTGGAAAATGTAGATGGAAGGTTTCAGTATTATTTATCAAAAAATAAAATAACGGCAATAGTTGATTATGCCCATACGCCGGATGCTTTAAAAAATGTGCTTGAGACAATCAACACGTTGAGGACTGGAAATGAAAACGTCATCACCGTTGTGGGGTGTGGTGGCGACAGAGACAGATCTAAGCGTCCGGTAATGGGCAATATCGCTTCGGAAATGAGCAACAAGGTAATTTTTACTTCGGATAATCCAAGGACGGAATCTCCTGGTGCAATCATATCAGAAATGGAGGGCGGCGTGGAACCTCAGAACGCAAAAAAAATTTTATCCATTGAAAATAGGGAGCAGGCCATAAAGACGGCCTGCCAGTTGGCAGATACTAATGATATTATTTTAATAGCCGGAAAGGGCCATGAAACGTATCAAGAAACCAATGGCAAACGCATTGATTTTGATGATTTTAAAATTGTAAAGGAATTGTTACAGGCCTTAGAAAAATAG
- a CDS encoding penicillin-binding protein, translating into MPATDKSILSRLYIVAACLVVFAGAVLFKLVSIQVVDGEKYMALAETRTTKMFTIAPNRGNLYSDDGSLLATSVSKYNIHFDAVTVSEKDFKENVKSLSDALAKLFNKESSYYQQLLRKARQNQNRYALIARNLDYSEYMAVKGFPLFKMGPFKGGIVIEQNTKREHPLGKIAERSVGYERVDENGYHTRVGMEGAFSEYLSGIEGKRSKVKIAKNQWKPIGYDNIVEPKDGYDVYSTIDINIQDIAHHALLKQLEKYKADHGSVIVMETKTGEVKAISNLGRTTDGKYYERLNYAIGESHEPGSTFKLVNLVAALEDKVIDTSTVVDTEKGKWRIYNHYVKDSKNGGYGKISVAEAFEVSSNTAFAKIIHNNYKEDPEKYVNRLMSMDVHKQLGLPVKGEGKPVLRYPGDKGWSGLSLAQMAYGYEVAMTPLQTLAFYNAIANDGELIKPRLIKEVKEWNKTVKKFEKEVLNPSICSKETAKKVQQLLKDVVEKKHGTGHGLYSPNFSMAGKTGTCQKNYVSKDPDKLKYISSFAGYFPADNPKYSCIVVIHEPDKSVGYYGADVSGPVFKSIAQKIYATSPLIDEVDVEQVLETRLEDAYQGYFANIQKEYKEVPNVRGMSGMDAVSILENLGLEVEVKGNGRVKNQSISKGTDLKKVKKIVLELS; encoded by the coding sequence ATGCCGGCAACAGATAAATCCATATTGTCCAGACTCTATATCGTAGCGGCATGCCTCGTGGTTTTTGCAGGTGCGGTATTGTTCAAGCTGGTTTCCATCCAAGTGGTGGATGGTGAAAAATATATGGCGTTGGCCGAAACCAGAACCACAAAAATGTTTACTATAGCTCCCAATAGGGGGAATCTTTATTCAGATGATGGAAGCTTATTGGCCACTTCCGTTTCTAAATACAATATACATTTTGATGCAGTAACGGTAAGTGAAAAGGACTTTAAGGAGAATGTGAAATCCTTGTCAGATGCCTTGGCTAAATTATTTAACAAGGAGTCTTCGTATTACCAACAATTACTTAGAAAGGCCAGGCAAAACCAAAACAGGTATGCCCTGATTGCGAGAAACCTGGATTATTCTGAATACATGGCCGTAAAGGGCTTTCCTTTATTTAAAATGGGCCCTTTTAAAGGGGGTATTGTTATTGAGCAGAATACCAAAAGGGAGCACCCCTTGGGTAAAATTGCGGAAAGAAGTGTGGGCTACGAGCGCGTTGACGAAAATGGATACCATACCAGGGTTGGAATGGAAGGTGCGTTTAGCGAATACTTGAGCGGTATAGAAGGTAAAAGGTCCAAAGTGAAAATCGCCAAAAACCAATGGAAGCCCATTGGATATGATAACATTGTCGAACCAAAAGATGGCTATGACGTCTACTCCACAATCGATATCAATATCCAGGATATAGCGCACCATGCCCTGTTGAAGCAGCTTGAAAAGTATAAGGCAGACCATGGCAGCGTTATCGTCATGGAGACCAAAACGGGTGAGGTAAAGGCCATTTCCAATTTGGGCAGGACTACAGATGGTAAGTATTACGAACGTTTGAACTATGCCATTGGGGAATCCCACGAACCGGGTTCCACTTTTAAGCTGGTGAATTTGGTGGCTGCCTTGGAGGATAAAGTTATCGATACCAGTACCGTGGTAGATACAGAAAAAGGAAAATGGAGAATTTATAACCATTACGTAAAGGACTCCAAGAATGGGGGGTATGGTAAAATTTCTGTAGCGGAAGCGTTCGAGGTTTCTTCCAATACGGCCTTTGCCAAAATTATACATAACAATTACAAGGAAGACCCGGAGAAATATGTAAACCGACTTATGAGTATGGATGTTCACAAGCAACTGGGGCTTCCCGTAAAAGGAGAGGGTAAACCGGTACTCAGATATCCTGGGGACAAGGGATGGTCAGGACTGTCATTGGCCCAAATGGCTTATGGTTACGAGGTGGCAATGACGCCATTACAAACATTGGCCTTCTATAATGCCATAGCCAATGATGGGGAGCTAATAAAGCCTCGCTTGATCAAGGAGGTTAAGGAATGGAATAAAACGGTCAAAAAGTTTGAAAAGGAGGTTCTGAACCCTTCTATATGTTCCAAGGAAACAGCAAAAAAAGTACAACAGTTATTAAAGGATGTGGTAGAGAAAAAACATGGTACCGGTCATGGCTTGTATTCACCCAATTTCTCGATGGCGGGCAAGACCGGTACGTGCCAGAAGAACTATGTGAGCAAGGATCCGGATAAGCTTAAATACATCTCTTCATTTGCAGGATATTTTCCAGCGGACAATCCAAAGTATTCCTGTATCGTGGTAATCCACGAGCCGGATAAAAGTGTGGGCTATTATGGTGCCGATGTATCCGGTCCTGTTTTTAAGTCCATAGCACAAAAAATATATGCTACGTCCCCATTGATCGATGAGGTAGATGTTGAGCAAGTATTGGAGACAAGGTTGGAGGATGCCTACCAGGGTTATTTTGCCAATATCCAAAAGGAATATAAGGAAGTTCCCAACGTGCGGGGCATGAGTGGAATGGATGCGGTTTCCATTTTGGAAAATCTGGGATTGGAAGTAGAGGTAAAGGGAAACGGAAGGGTAAAGAATCAATCCATATCCAAGGGAACCGATTTAAAGAAGGTTAAAAAAATAGTATTGGAGCTATCGTGA
- a CDS encoding FtsL-like putative cell division protein, translating to MMKVKKGILDILKGKFLVDGDSLKNWRFIIFTSFLAAIMISSSHSADKKVHKIAALNESVKELKNEFVDARSDLQKLKLESTITSTVQEKGLYPSETPPKKIKVKSLNPSN from the coding sequence ATGATGAAAGTTAAAAAAGGCATATTGGACATTTTGAAGGGAAAGTTCCTGGTGGATGGGGATTCGCTAAAAAACTGGAGGTTCATCATTTTTACCTCCTTTTTGGCGGCAATTATGATAAGTAGTTCCCATAGCGCCGATAAAAAGGTACATAAAATTGCCGCCCTGAACGAAAGTGTCAAGGAATTGAAAAACGAATTTGTGGATGCGCGTTCAGATTTGCAGAAATTGAAACTGGAGTCCACAATAACGAGTACGGTCCAAGAAAAAGGTCTGTATCCATCGGAAACCCCACCAAAGAAAATAAAGGTAAAGTCATTAAACCCCTCTAATTAG
- the rsmH gene encoding 16S rRNA (cytosine(1402)-N(4))-methyltransferase RsmH yields the protein MQKSLVVMYHNPVLLKESVDGLAIKKDGVYVDVTFGGGGHSSEILKRLGSGGKLFAFDQDEDAQRNRLEDERFVLIGENFRYIAQFLKFYGIRKVDGILADFGVSSHQFDEAERGFSTRFDAMLDMRMSKRNALSANDVVNRYSYDDLRRVLFEYGDLRNANAMANTIIAAREREPIGTTKQLKEVLKGFLPEHKKHKILAQIYQAIRIEVNQEMTVIREFLEQVPELLNIGGRLSVISYHSLEDRLVKRFIRSGQFEGEPEKDFYGNVDVPLKKVGPLIVPKKEEITRNNRARSAKLRIAERI from the coding sequence ATGCAGAAAAGCCTGGTGGTGATGTATCATAACCCGGTATTGCTGAAAGAGTCCGTGGATGGTCTGGCAATCAAGAAGGATGGTGTGTATGTGGATGTAACTTTTGGTGGAGGTGGCCATTCAAGTGAAATATTGAAAAGATTGGGCAGCGGAGGCAAGTTGTTCGCCTTTGATCAAGATGAAGATGCACAGAGGAATCGACTTGAGGATGAGAGATTTGTTTTGATCGGTGAAAATTTTAGGTATATCGCGCAGTTTTTAAAGTTCTATGGCATACGAAAAGTGGATGGCATCTTAGCTGATTTTGGGGTTTCCTCGCATCAGTTCGATGAAGCTGAAAGGGGTTTTTCCACACGGTTTGATGCGATGTTGGACATGAGAATGAGCAAGCGCAATGCGCTTTCCGCCAATGATGTGGTGAACAGGTATTCTTATGATGATTTAAGGCGCGTGCTCTTTGAATATGGGGACTTGCGAAATGCCAATGCCATGGCGAATACCATAATAGCGGCAAGGGAGCGGGAACCGATAGGTACCACCAAACAATTGAAAGAGGTGTTGAAAGGGTTTTTGCCGGAGCACAAAAAGCATAAGATATTGGCTCAGATCTATCAGGCTATTCGTATAGAGGTAAACCAAGAAATGACGGTTATCCGGGAGTTTTTGGAGCAAGTACCGGAATTATTGAACATAGGGGGTAGGTTGAGTGTGATAAGCTACCATTCACTGGAAGACCGTTTGGTCAAAAGATTTATTAGGTCGGGTCAATTTGAGGGCGAGCCAGAGAAGGATTTTTATGGGAACGTCGATGTTCCGTTGAAAAAAGTTGGACCGTTGATTGTGCCAAAAAAGGAAGAGATAACTAGGAATAATAGGGCAAGAAGTGCAAAGCTTAGGATTGCTGAACGCATATAA
- a CDS encoding division/cell wall cluster transcriptional repressor MraZ, with translation MEIYFSGVYNCKADAKGRVMLPVSLRNQMAPMLGNGFFIKKSYYDECLELYPKHEWESEVKKLNEKLGDSRKDREFKRKFTSGLRQVEIDAAGRLLIPKDVIGLVDIKKDVVLSPMDRHLEIWDKATYDGDVESSPEEREQLAYEVKYAEKPGGDVS, from the coding sequence TTGGAAATCTATTTCTCAGGAGTATATAACTGTAAGGCTGATGCCAAGGGAAGGGTAATGTTGCCCGTGTCCCTTAGGAATCAAATGGCTCCAATGTTGGGTAATGGTTTTTTTATAAAAAAGTCCTACTACGATGAATGTTTGGAGTTATACCCTAAACACGAATGGGAATCCGAGGTTAAAAAACTCAATGAAAAGCTGGGGGACAGTAGAAAGGATCGTGAGTTCAAAAGAAAGTTTACCTCGGGCCTAAGGCAGGTTGAAATAGATGCGGCGGGTAGGCTGTTGATTCCCAAGGATGTAATAGGTCTTGTAGATATTAAAAAAGATGTGGTGTTGTCTCCAATGGACAGGCATTTGGAGATTTGGGACAAGGCTACGTACGATGGGGATGTAGAGTCTTCTCCCGAAGAGCGGGAGCAGTTGGCATATGAAGTGAAATATGCAGAAAAGCCTGGTGGTGATGTATCATAA
- a CDS encoding alpha/beta fold hydrolase, producing the protein MDDEIIKDGKFRYIEKGEGTPIIILHGLMGGLSNFHGVTDHFPKMGYKVLVPELPIYSMPMLKTNVKNFAKYLEKFIEFKGLKDVILLGNSLGGHIGLLHTKLYPEMVKALVITGSSGLYESAMGDGYPKRGDYEFIKKKAQDVFYDPEVATKEIVDEVYATVNDRIKLVKTLAIAKSAIRHNMSTDLPTMNTPTCIIWGENDTVTPPDVAELFHELLPDSDLFWIKECGHAPMMEHPMEFNTILEKWLQARNF; encoded by the coding sequence ATGGATGACGAAATAATCAAAGACGGGAAGTTCAGGTATATTGAAAAAGGGGAAGGAACCCCTATCATAATCCTACACGGTCTTATGGGCGGCCTGAGCAATTTTCATGGCGTTACGGACCATTTCCCTAAAATGGGCTATAAGGTACTGGTACCAGAACTTCCAATATATAGCATGCCCATGCTCAAGACCAATGTAAAGAACTTTGCCAAATACTTGGAAAAGTTCATTGAGTTCAAAGGGCTTAAAGACGTGATTCTATTGGGAAATTCCCTAGGAGGCCATATTGGACTGCTACACACCAAATTATATCCTGAAATGGTAAAGGCCCTTGTCATAACCGGAAGTTCCGGTCTTTATGAAAGTGCCATGGGCGATGGATACCCCAAACGTGGGGACTATGAATTTATAAAGAAGAAGGCGCAGGACGTTTTCTACGATCCAGAGGTTGCCACCAAGGAAATCGTTGACGAGGTCTATGCGACCGTAAATGACCGTATAAAACTGGTCAAGACCTTGGCCATTGCCAAAAGTGCCATACGCCACAATATGAGTACTGATTTACCGACCATGAATACCCCCACCTGTATCATCTGGGGAGAAAACGACACGGTAACCCCGCCCGATGTTGCCGAGCTTTTCCATGAGCTTTTACCGGATTCCGATTTGTTTTGGATCAAGGAATGCGGCCATGCACCCATGATGGAGCATCCAATGGAGTTCAACACCATTTTGGAGAAGTGGCTGCAAGCGCGTAACTTCTAA
- the yihA gene encoding ribosome biogenesis GTP-binding protein YihA/YsxC, translated as MKIKSADFVMSNSDVAKCPNEPLPEYAFIGRSNVGKSSLINMLTDKKNLAKTSGRPGKTQLINHFKINENWFLVDLPGYGYARVSKKDKKTFQKYITNYFLQRQQLVCSFILIDIRHKPQPIDLEFMQWMGENGIPFAIVFTKADKLKPLAIQRHVTDYLQHLLNDVWEEAPQCFITSSSKKTGRDELLAYIDAVNLEYFDASRNNPI; from the coding sequence ATGAAAATTAAGTCGGCAGACTTTGTTATGAGCAATTCCGATGTTGCCAAATGTCCCAATGAGCCACTGCCTGAATATGCCTTTATTGGAAGGTCCAATGTTGGGAAATCCTCCTTAATAAACATGTTGACGGACAAAAAGAACTTGGCAAAGACATCGGGCAGGCCTGGAAAAACCCAATTAATCAACCATTTTAAAATCAATGAAAATTGGTTTTTAGTAGACCTCCCTGGTTATGGGTATGCAAGGGTTTCCAAAAAGGACAAAAAAACCTTTCAAAAATATATTACCAACTATTTCCTTCAGCGCCAACAGCTGGTATGTTCCTTTATATTAATTGATATTCGCCATAAACCGCAGCCCATAGACCTGGAATTTATGCAGTGGATGGGCGAAAATGGCATTCCCTTCGCAATCGTTTTTACAAAAGCCGATAAACTAAAGCCCTTGGCAATCCAAAGACATGTAACCGATTACCTTCAACATTTATTAAATGATGTCTGGGAAGAGGCACCGCAATGCTTTATCACTTCTTCTAGCAAAAAAACGGGAAGGGACGAATTGCTGGCCTATATTGACGCCGTGAACCTCGAATATTTCGATGCAAGCAGAAATAACCCAATTTAG